Proteins encoded in a region of the Puniceibacterium sp. IMCC21224 genome:
- a CDS encoding ABC transporter permease, which produces MTTIDPDFADREARRARLFTRINKADPWFQVLGLSWMTPVLKAAAGDNPRAQAKDIWRLLGVPMLAIAIFLVAWATLAPTVQTSLGAIPGPGAVWTEAVKLHEDAQAKGVREAKFYAQIDKRNEKMIAAGRPEDVKDIAYTGAPSYYDQIWTSIKTVFFGFLIASAIAIPLGIMAGLSATANAALNPLIQIFKPVSPLAWLPIVTMIVSAAYATNDGMFSKSFLVSAITVTLCSLWPTLINTSLGVASIDKDLVNVSKVLKMNTWTKITKLVLPSALPLIFTGLRLSLGVGWMVLIAAEMLAQNPGLGKFVWDEFQNGSSQSLAKIMVAVFTIGIIGFALDRVMFALQSAFTFSANR; this is translated from the coding sequence ATGACAACCATCGACCCTGACTTCGCAGACCGGGAAGCCCGCCGCGCCCGGCTATTCACCCGCATCAACAAGGCAGATCCTTGGTTTCAGGTGCTGGGACTGAGCTGGATGACTCCGGTTCTAAAGGCCGCCGCCGGTGACAATCCCCGCGCACAGGCCAAGGATATCTGGCGTCTGCTGGGTGTGCCGATGTTGGCCATCGCAATATTCCTGGTCGCCTGGGCCACGCTCGCACCGACCGTGCAGACATCGCTGGGCGCGATTCCCGGCCCCGGTGCGGTCTGGACCGAAGCGGTAAAGCTGCACGAGGACGCACAGGCCAAGGGGGTCCGGGAGGCAAAGTTCTATGCGCAGATCGACAAGCGCAACGAAAAGATGATCGCCGCCGGTCGGCCCGAGGATGTAAAGGATATCGCCTATACCGGCGCGCCCAGCTACTACGACCAGATCTGGACTTCGATCAAGACCGTGTTCTTTGGCTTTCTGATCGCCAGCGCCATTGCCATTCCGCTAGGCATCATGGCTGGCCTGTCGGCCACTGCGAACGCCGCGCTGAACCCGCTGATCCAGATCTTCAAGCCCGTCAGTCCGCTGGCCTGGCTACCGATTGTGACAATGATCGTCTCGGCGGCTTATGCCACCAATGACGGCATGTTCTCGAAATCCTTCCTCGTGTCCGCCATCACCGTCACGCTCTGCTCGCTCTGGCCGACGCTGATCAACACGTCACTTGGCGTGGCAAGCATCGACAAGGATCTGGTGAACGTCTCCAAGGTGCTGAAAATGAACACCTGGACCAAGATCACCAAGCTGGTGCTGCCCTCGGCGCTGCCACTGATCTTTACCGGGCTGCGCCTGTCCCTTGGTGTGGGCTGGATGGTGCTGATTGCCGCCGAAATGCTGGCGCAGAACCCCGGCCTTGGCAAATTTGTCTGGGATGAATTCCAGAACGGATCGTCGCAATCACTGGCCAAGATCATGGTCGCCGTCTTCACCATCGGGATCATCGGCTTTGCGCTGGACCGGGTGATGTTCGCGCTGCAATCCGCCTTTACCTTTTCGGCAAACAGGTGA